The Thiovulum sp. ES genomic interval ATCTATTCTTCAAATATGTACATGCAAGATGATTACAAAATCAACAAAGGTTATTTTGGTTTTGAAGAAAATAAAAGCAATAGAAAATATTTTGATATTAACTTATCAGATGCCAATCTTTCTATTGAATATAATGTAACAAGTTTTTATGTAGAAGGTCCAGAAAGTGATTGTAATTTAAGCGAAGATTTTAATTTTACCGCTTCTGCAATTAGTGATGTCTGTACATTTACAATGGATTCAAACACAAGTTACTATATTGTTGTTAGAAATCAAAAAACAAAAGAAGTTTTACAAAGTTACAATGCAGATTTTAAAGAAGAAGCAAATAGACTATACTATTTAGAATTGATTGATTTTGCGGGACACACTTTTGAAAAAATGTTCTTTACTGATACAAATGGAGTAATTCGAGATGACAGAAAAGCACCAGAAGTTAATGGCACTTTATCTTTTCCGTCAACACAAACTGGTTCAAAAGAACTCTATTACGAAATGCTTGAAGATACTGGTACAGAAAAATTCCACGAAGTTCATGAAGATTATGTAGGAAATGTTCCATTGAGATTCAATGATAGAAACATCACAATTGAAGTAAGTTTTAAAGATGATTATTCTGGAGTTACAGAATATGCAGTTTCAACATACAATGATATGATTGAAAAAACTCAAGTATGGCATGAATTTACGGGTAGAACACTTGACCAAAACGGAACAATTTATCACATTTTAGATATTGAGGATGGAGATCACAATTTATATTTCCAACTCCGAGACTTAGCAAAAAATGAAACACTTGGTTTTGAAATGAATATCACACTTGATACAACAAAACCAGAGCCAACATTTATTCCATTTGTTCAAAATATGACAATTAAGCTTGAGGCAAAAGATAATATTGAATTAGGAAGTTGGTACTTTGGAGAAGAGAGTAGTCCAGCAGATTCAGAATTCTTAAATTTAGATTCTTCTTTAAAAGAGACTACAGTGTATCAGGATTTCAATTTTCTTTATGGTAAAACTTATTATGGAATTATGAGAGATGGATTTGGACACCAATTCAAAAAAGAGTTTGATTCAACAGATACAAAATATTTTATTGACGATACAGCTCCGACAATTATTAGTGGTTTAGATGTTTTAGTTCCTGAGACAAATGAGTCTAAATTTTTCTTGACAATTGCATCGGAAGACAATTTTTACGGTGTAAATGCTTATGCGGTAACGACCTCATCGGAAATGCCAGAAAAATGGGTAAATGGAGATGGAAACTATACTCGAGACTTAAGAATGTACGATACAAATCAGACATTTACATTTTGGTTGAGAGATATTGGTGGAAATATTGGAAGTGTTACAAAAGAAGTTGTATTTGACAACATTGCACCAACGGCGAAATTTATTCCAAATGTTGCAGATGAAGAAGCTATTGTTGTTGGATTAGACAATTGGAAATTGAAAAGTTTCTACTTTGGGACAAACAGAAATCCAAGTGATAGTGATTTTGTGGAATTTTATGAAGAGCATTCGCATGAAATGAATGAAACAATCTTTAATTTCGATTTTGAGTCAAACACAACATATTATGGATTTGTGAGAGATTACATTGGATATACATCAGACGAATTCCGATTGACTGAAGCGAACTTGACAGATACAACACCTGCAATTATTCGAGATATGAACTATACAAATATTACGAATGATGGTTTGATTTCGTTCGACCTTTATGCACTTGATGATTTCTCTCCATTGAATCTATATAAAATTGGGGAAAATGGAAGTTGGGAAGATTGGGGAACTGATCCTATTACAAACGGAACTTACCAAATTCATCTTGACGGAAATTTGACTTACAATTTAAATGTATATGTTCGGGATGAAAGTAACAATACTTCACTGCCATATCCAATTATAATTTATTTTGATGAAGCAGTTCCGTCGCTTTCGTGGAGAAGTGGAGCAGAAATGCCTGACAATTTGAAAAACATGGCAGTTGCAACTTCTGGAGATTATATTTACACATTTACAGGAGAAAGTGAAACTTTACGAGAAGAGATTTACAAATATGATTTTTCAACGGACACATGGAGTTCAATTAGCGATGAGGTCAGCATTCCAAGAAAAAATAGTTTTGCAATTGAGCTGAATTCAAAAATCTATCTGATTGGTGGATTTGACGGACTTTATCACCGTGAAGATATTGAGGTTTTTGATGTTGCTACTGAAACACTTTCTGATGGAGATGATTTGACAACTTGGCGAACACCTAGCGGAGTTGTTGAAGCAAATAGTTCAATTTTTGTAGCTGGTGGTGTAAATGAAGATGGAAACATCACATCAATTGAGAAAAGCACAACTGCTACTGGTGGTTGGACTGAATTAGATGGTAGTCTTTCGGAAAATTACAAAAATTATTCTGTGATTTCGTTTGATGATGATATTTATACAATTGGTGGAGAAAACAGTAACGGTGTTAGTAATGAATTGACAAAATTAGGTGCTACAAGTTCGACTTCACAATTTTCAGTTGCACGAACAGAGCATAATTCAATTGTTCTTGATGGAAAAATTTATGTTCTTGGTGGAATTGATGAAAATGGAACTCTGCTTGACCGAGGTGAGAGAAATATTTCAACAACGACTTGGGAAAATTTACCTCCAATTCCATCGCCGAGAAAAGGTTTTGGTTTAGCAACTCTTGATGAATCAATCTTCCTACTTGGTGGAGAGAGCGAAAATGGAAATCCACTTTCAGATGTTGATATTTTGCAAACAAAGATTTTCTCACTAAATCCAAACGGAAATAGTGTGAGACTCGTAGCAGAAGACAATTTATATTTAAGTGAATACTATTTTGGAACAACTCAAGTTCCTGCGGATTCTGATTTTACGGTATTCCATACTGAAAATAATGAGAGAGAGTCAAACTGGACAGTTTCAAAAGTTGATTTAAATATCTCAATTTCTAGTAGTGGAACTTATTACGGAATTCTCCGAGATGTGGCAGGAAACGAGCGAAACGAAACGGTTGTAATTCCATAACTTGAAAAAGTTCAAAGTTTCATTTTTTTACCACGGGTATAAAAAGAGTGAGACTTTTCGAGCTGAGTCAAAGAGTCATCTTTTTGACTCCTTCTCAAAAAAATATCCAAATCTTAAAATCCTCTCATACGATGAAATTTTCCAAAGCGAACAGATTGAAAAACTAAAAATATTTCTGATTGATTTTTTGAATCTAGAAAAAGTGAATGATGATTCCAAAATTGTTTTTATCAGTCAAATTGCAATAATGCGGGATTCTGGAATCCAGATTTTAGATATTTTAAATAGTACAAAAAGCAATGACAAGAATTTAAATCAGGCTGTTGCGGAAATTTTAAGACATCTTAATAATGGCTTGTCTCTCACAGAATCATTTAAACGGGTCGAAAATCGTTTAGACCATTTAACAAGTGTGATGGTTCAACTCGGCGATAATACTGGAAAGTTTGCAGATGCAATGTTGAAACTAAAAAAGATGTTGGAAGAGAGCAGGGAAAATCGAGACAAATTAAAGAAGGCTTTGACATATCCGCGAAATTTGTTTATTGCAATGGGGATTTCTCTTTTTGTGATGATAAAGTTTGTTGTTCCGCAATTCCAATCTATTTTTGCTCGTTTCAATGGAGAACTTCCAATTCCAACACAAATTTTAATTTGGAGTGAAAAATTTTTAAGCGATTTTGGAATTTATTTATTGACCTCATCGGTAGTTGGATTTTTTCTCTCAAAATACTATTTAAAAAAATCTAAAAGATTTGCAAAGCTATATTTTAAATTTCTACTTAAAATTCCAGTTATTCGAGAATTAGAGACTTATTCCACTCTCTATCGTTTTTCTCTTATTTTTTCTGAACTTGTAAATGCGGGAAATCCAATTTTTAAATCTCTAGAAATCTCAATTTCTATGGTGGAGAATTTAGTAATTCGTGAAAAATTAGAGATGGCTCAAGATAAAATTAATTTTGGTGGAACAATTTACAGTGGATTTATTCGCAGTGAAATTTTTGACAATATCGCTCTTCAAATGGTAAATAGTGCCGAGCAGAGTGGAAAAGTTGGAAAAATGTTTCTCTCTATTTCAGAGTATTACAAGCGAAAATTTCAGCAAATCGCTGAAAATATTAGTTCTCTTCTTGAACCACTGTTCCTAACTTTAATGGGCGGACTTGTTACACTGTTGGCACTCGGAATTTTTCTACCAATTTGGAATTTGGGAGAGTTTTAAATCAAAATATTTATAGAGTTGCTTGTTCGAGTAATTGCGACATAAAAAAGTCTTAAAAACTCTTCATCAGAAAGATAATTTATTCCTTGCATATCGATAAAAACATTTTTATAAGTCGAACCCTGTGCTTTATGAACCGTGCAAGAGTAGTGATATTTGTAATCCAAAAAAGTCTCTAAAGTTTGATAATATTCACCCCAACGAACACCTTTTAACTTTGGGTTTTTCTCTTTTATCGCACGAGTTTTAAGAGCCTCTAAAATATTTTTAAATTTCTGTTTTTCTGTTTTCTTAAGAATTTTATATTTTTCTCCGTGAAATTCACAATCCCAAAATTCCACCTCATCCGCATCAATAATTTCAACTCCACTTTTAAATGAATTTACTCCAATAACTTGAGAGTTATAAAATGTGCTTTTCTCAGTTGTTGTTTGAACGACAAAAAGATCATCTTTGGAAATATCTGGAGCTTCTCCATCAAAATAGAAATTCCGAGCCTCTTCGTTGTAAAAATTGACTCTGTTATTTGTAAATGAGACAATAATATTATCTTCGTTTTTAAAATTATTAAAGCTTAAATACTTTTCCAAAAAATCTTGTTGGTTGTTGAAAAAAGAGATTTTTTTATGTCTCTTTTCAGCCTGTATTTTTAAAATATCAAAAAGCTCTTTTTTTGTCCCACTATTTTCAAGTAGTGTTCTCACTTTTAAAAAGAGGTCAAGAACTCCAAAATCATCATTTCTAACTACTTTTCTAAGAATGAAATTTTTATAATCCACATTCTCAAAAACAGGTGAGTCGTATTTTTTAAACTCTTTTGGAAGAGTATTCTCGTTCTCGCTATTAATTGGTAAAAGTTGTAAAGAATCTCCAATAAAAAGAATCTTTTTTGCTCTACCTTTTTTAAAAACAGCTTGATAAATTTCGTAAAAAAGAGCATTTCCAATAAATGAAGCTTCGTCAATTATTAAAATATCTACTTTTTCTTGCTTGTTCTTTTTTGCATCTGCTGAATTGTCAATTGCAAAAATCTGTTCGCCAGTTTTGTGATCAATTTTTGGTTTTAACCCTAAAAAAGAGTGAACTGTTTTGAAAATAACTTTTTTATTTTCAGTTTCACCAACTCTCTCTCGAATCACTTTCAAAGCTTTGTGTGTTGGTGCAAGGACACCAATTTTAAATTTTTTCTTCAATGAAGATACAAGTTCTTCAGTAATATAGGTTTTTCCTGTTCCCGCCGAACCTCTTAAAACAAAAATATTTCTATTTTTATCCATGAAGTTTTCATCAGAAATCAAATCTTTTTTCAACTCTTTAAAAATAACTCTTTGCTCTTGAGTCAATTCGTGGTTTGACTTCTCTTGTTTTTCCTCTAAAGTATCCAAATATGATAAAAAATGCTCTAAAGAAGTCTCCAATTTTTGTAAATCTCTACCACTTAGTGAATTTCTCAACTCCTCCACTCTTTTATCTAACATCATTACCGCCAAACTTTTACAATAATTGATTTTAACAAAATTATAGGAATGTTATGAATTATTTCCCCAATTTGGGGAAAATTTTAGTGAAGTTTTGTTGTTGTAAGATAAGATGATTTTTCGATTTTCTCTTGAACTGTTGGCAACATCTCTTTTGCTGAATTGTAACTATCAAAAGGTCCAACAAGAACTCTAGTAATTTCTCTACCATTTGAAATATAAGTATCGATGTGATACTGAAGACTCAGAGCCTCAATACTAGCTAAATACTTTTTGTTTGGCTGATATTTAAAGAAAGTTCCAGTTTGAATATATGTTTTTTTATCATTTACAAGTTCGGTTGGATGATTCTGTTTAGGTGCTGATGATGTTTCAACTTTTGCTACAACTGGTGGTTGTGGCTCAGGAACAATCTCGCTTCTCTTTTCAAAAGTTGGCTCTGATCTATCAACAACCTCATCAACAGGCTCCATATATCGAGAGGAATCTGAATAGCTCTCCTCAATAAGTTCATCTTTATTAAATTTTTCTGTTGGTACTTCTTCAAAACCGCTAGAAAGCTCCAATTCTGGAGATGGAGTATCTATAAAGAAAGGCTCACTCTCGTCAAGAAATTCCATTGCTGTATCTCTTTTTTCTTCTTCAACAGAGAAAAAAGTTGTATAAATAACAAAAATCACAATAAGTAAAATAGCAAAAAGAATTGCTCCAAACATAACTTTCTTGCTTTTATCACTATTCTCTGATAAGTCATTTATATCATTTATATCTCTAAGGTTTTCTTCAGAATATTCATTGCTTCTAAACTCTCGATCTTCGTAATCTCTATCATTGATATTAAAATCGTCATCTCTCATTTTCTATTCCTTTTAAAGATGTTTTGACCAGGCAGCTCCTCGCTCTTTTGCATAGACTCCATAAGGAACTGTTAAAATATTAAACTCAGGCGGAAGGTCTTGGCTAGGAAACATTTTCCACTGTTTCGGAGTTTTTGCCCCAAGTTTGAGTGAAAGTGTTTTTCCAAGCTGATAAGCTTCATTTAAAGTTGTGTGTCCTTTATGTACATAAAGATGTAAATGTCCAGGTGTTTTTGATTCAAATGCAGTAAAATTAATAAAGCCTTCTTCACGAAGAAGAAGTTGAGCCTTATGATAAAATCTTTGTGGGTCTCGACCATTATAATCAAAAACGATATTTTCAACCTTACCCATTTTATTTGCAAGTTGATGAGCTAAAGTTATCTCTTTATTGAAATGTTTCTTTAGCACTTGTTGAGTCATGCTTCTTTCAACTTTTTTAAATTTGTTGTAAAAAATTCGACCGTTATAACTAATTTTATCAACAGTAGAACCAACATATTCATAGTAAGGTCGATTGATCATTTTGATCAGTTTCAACTCCATAGGATTCATCAAATAGTTCCTAGTAAGTTGGTCTGTCGTAAATTACAAATTTACTTGCTAAAGCTTCGAGTTCTGTTTTAATTTCCGCTTGTTTTTCTGTATTTTCAATATCATCAAGAACATCAGCAATTTTTGTTCCGATAATTTTGAACTCATCAACTCCCATTCCTCGACTTGTAAGAGCAGGAGAACCAACACGAATTCCACTTGTAACAAATGGGCTTCTTGTTTCACCAGGAACTGTATTTTTATTTACAGTAATTCCCGCACGACCAAGAGCTAAGTCTGCATCTTTTCCTGAAAAATCTTTATTTAAAAAAGAAACAAGAACAAGGTGATTATCTGTTCCGCCAGAAACAACATCATAGCCTCGAGAAACAAGAACTTCACCAAGAGCAGAAGCATTTGCTTTTACACTTTTAGCATACTCTTTCCATTCTGCTGAAAGATTGTGTTTAAAACCAACAGCTTTTGCTGCGATAACATGAACAAGAGGACCACCTTGTAATCCAGGGAAAATTGCTTTATTCACTTTTTTAGAAATATCTTCGTCGTTTGTCATAATTAGACCACCTCGAGGACCTCCAAGAGTTTTATGAGTTGTAGTCGTTACGACATCACAATGAGGGAATGGGTGTGGGTGTTCTCCAGCAACAACAATTCCAGCAATGTGAGCAATGTCTGCCATTAAAATAGCACCGACCTCATCAGCAATTTCTCTAAATTTACTAAAATCAATTTCTCGGCTGTAAGCAGAAGCACCACAAACAAGAATTTTTGGTTTTACAATATTTGCAATGTCTCGAACTCTTTCGTAATTAATTCTTCCGTCTAACTCAACTCCGTAGTGAAAACTTTGGTAGTTTTGTCCAGAAAAACTAACTTTTGCACCGTGAGTTAAGTGTCCCCCGTGGCTTAAGTCCATTCCTAAAATTTTATCACCAGCTTTTAAAAGTGCAGAATATACAGCACCATTTGCTTGACTACCACTGTGCGGTTGGACATTTACATATTCACAATTAAAAAGCTCTTTCGCTCTGTCAATCGCAAGTTGCTCAACAGAATCCGCATTTTCACAACCTCCGTAATATCTTTTTTGTGGATAACCTTCTGCATATTTATTTGTAAAAACACTTCCCATTGCTTCCATAACAGCAGGTAATGTAAAATTTTCACTAGCAATCATTTCAAGACCGCTATTTTGCCTCTCTAACTCTTTTTCAATAATTCCAAAAACTTCTGGGTCTTTCTCTTTTAAAAAACTCATTTTTTTGCCTCTAATTTTTTTTTAAAACTTTTATAAAGTTTTTTCGTTACTAAAAGTATATCAGATTCAAGAGGTCTCAAAATTTTCTCAAAATAGTTTGATAGAATACTTAAATTAAATTAAGGAAAGAGAAAATATGCAAAATTTCCTATCAACGGATAGAGTCGAACAGAAAAAAAGACTTGTAGGAGAGCGAGTTAAAGACTTTAGTGAAGTCTATGAACAATTTGATAAAGTAGAAGCAAAAGCTCAAAGTGAAAGATGTGTTCAGTGTGGAGACCCATACTGCTCAAACAAATGTCCATTACACAATTTTATTCCACAATGGTTAAAAGCGGTTGCTGAAAAAGATTTAGAGTTAGCTTTTAACTTGTCAAATGAGACAAGTCCATTTCCTGAAATTATGGGAAAAGTTTGTCCGCATGATGTTCTTTGTGAGGGCGATTGCACATTAAATGATGGACACGGAGCAATTACAATTGGTTCGGTAGAAACTTATATAACAGAGAAAGGATTTGAAAAAGGTCTTCAAATTGAATTTCCAAAAAATAAGATTGGTAAAAGTGTTGGTGTAATCGGTTCAGGACCTGCGGGATTATCTCTTGCAACATATTTACTTCGTGGTGGTGTTGATGTTACAATTTATGAGAGAGCTTCAACAGCTGGGGGATTATTAACTTATGGAATTCCTGGATTTAAATTAGATAAAAATGTTATAAAAAATAGAGTTAAATTATTGCAAAATGGCGGAATGGAATTAAAACTAAATTGTGAAGTTGGAGTTGATGTCTCTTTCGCAGAATTACAAAATAAGCATGATGCAATTTTTATCGGAATTGGTGCTACAAAACCTAAAAAAACAGGAATGAACGGAGAAGATTCCGAAAATGTTTATATGGCAATGGACTTTCTAACAAACACACAAAAGAAGATTTTTGGTGAGAAATTTGATGAAACAATTGATGTTAGAGGAAAAAATGTAATCGTAATTGGTGGTGGAGATACGGCGATGGACTGTATCAGAACTTCAATTCGAGATGGTGCAAATAGTGTTACATGTCATTACCGACGAGATAATGAAAATATGCCAGGTAGCCGAAAAGAGTATCGAAACTCTGTCGAAGAAGGTGCAGATTTCCAATTTCTTTCAACTCCAAAGGAGATTATTTCAGAAGACGGAAAAGTTACTAGTGTTAAATTTGGAAAAACTGAATTAACAGAACCAGATGAAACTGGACGACAAAGAGTAGTCGAAATTGAAAATAGCGATGAGGTCTATTCTGCGGACATTGTTATTTTAGCTCTTGGTTTTGAACCTGCTGTTCCAAATTTCTTAACTGAAAGTGGTGTGAAATTGAATAAGTGGAATGAAATCGAAGTATCTGAAAATGGCGAGACTTCTGTTCCAAATATCTATTCTGGTGGTGATGCGGTTCGAGGTGCAGACTTAGTTGTTCGAGCAACTTTTGATGGTCGAGAAGTAGCAAGAGAGATTTTAAAGAAATTTAATGCTTGAATTTGATCCTCAAATGCTTCTCGCAGGATTATTTACGGGAATCATTTCTGGATTTTTTGGAATTGGTGGAGGGACAGTTCTTGTCCCAATGCTAATTTTTATTGGAATTGAAATCAAAGAGGCAATTGGAATTTCACTTGTGCAAATGACGATGGGTTCAATCTATGGCAGTTACTTAAATAGTAAAAAGAGTTTAATAGATTTAGGTCTCATTTTACCAATTGGATTTGGTGGATTTTTAGGAGCTTTGGGAAGTATATTTTTTGTTCAAAATGTTTCTAGTCAATTTTTAGAAATCATGTTTCTTGTTTTCCTATTCTATGCAATTTACCGAGTTTGGCGAGGCAAAAAAAGTTTAGGCGATGAGGGTGAATTTCACAAAGCGAGTCGATTGACACTTGTTGGAATTGGTGGAATGATTGGATTTTTTGCAATTTCAATTGGTGTTGGTGGTTCGCTACTTCTTGTTCCAATTCTTGTAGGATTTTTCCACTACGATATTAAAAAAGCGATTGCAACAGGACTCTTTTTTGTGATCTTTTCATCAGTCGCGGGAGTGATAAGTTTTTCGTTTGGTGGAGAAATTTCGTATGAAAAAGGTTTGATTGTTGGGTTTGCCTCGCTTTTTGGTGTGCAACTTGGAATTTGGCTCGGTCATAAAACAGAGCAAGAGTTACAGAAAAAACTACTTTTAGCTTTTTATGTATCAATTGCTGTTTATATGGCTTATCGAGTTTTTAATTTTTAAAACTCTTTTCTCTTATCTAGTAAAATGGTAAGAGAGAAATTTCTTAAATCTATTCACAATCCTAAAACTATCTTTTAAAAGCTCTTTTTGAAAAGGCTTTAACTTTTCAGGATTTACAAAATTATCTAATTCTTCACCTTTTTCATACTTTTCGAGACGACCAAAAAGACGAATTTCCAAAAGTGTATCAAGAGCCTCAATCAACTCTTCAGCAAATTCACGATTTAAAACTCCGATATTGTTTAGCTCTTTAATTCTCTCCGTCGTGTTTCTCTCATAAATTCCATTCTCAAAAGCCAAAACTCGAATTCCATGAACAATTGCAAAAATTCCACCTTTTTTAATATCAAGCTCATTTCTCTTTTTCGTCAAAAAGTTTTTGAAAAGTGAAATTGGAGTTTCAAAAGTGAAAATTGAATCGGACATCTCTTTTATCAAAAATCTATTGTCATCCCGTTTTTGCAAAAGATATTTATAGATTTTTTCACCACTTTCCAAATCTCCTGCAATCGGTTTTAAGTCGATAAGTGTAGCAATTTCAAGAAGAGATTCAGGATTTCGAGTATCAAAAAGTTTATCAATTCGCCGTTTCCAATCGTCAAAACTATTTACCCAATATGGATTTGAAACCATCATATTTCCATCACATGGCGGATAGCCAAGCTCTATCATTGTTTCCGTAAATTTTTTTGCAAATTCGCTGACCTCATCAGGATTTAAACTATTTTCAAGAATAAGACCGTTATCTTGATCAGTTCGGAAAATTTGTTCTTGACGACCCTCACTACCCATAATAAAAAGAGTCATTCTCTTTTGTAAATTTTCTGGAAAAATTAGTTTGTATAATTTATCATAAATTCTGATGTTTATTTCTGAAATTAGTTTTGCTGAACGACGAACTTTCACACCTTTTTCATAAAGCGATTTTATTAGCGAAATAAATCCCTCTGTCGCATTTTTTAACTCTTCAATACTGTTTGCTTTTTCAATTTGAACCATCATTAAAGATGAATGATTTGAAAAATGTGAAAGTAGATCAATTTGTTCTAAAACTCCGATGAGGTCTTTTCCGTCAAGAACTGCCAATCTTTTTATTTTATGTTTTAAAAATAGAATAAGTGCATTGAATAAAAAATCGTTTTTTTGAATTGCAACAGCATTTGAAAGATTCAGTTTTCCAATTTCAGAATTCAGATCTTCTTTTTCTAAAATTGCTTTTCTTAAATTGCTGTCTGTGAAAATTTTTAACTCTCCACCAGTTACAAAAACTGTACTTGTTGAATCCTTTTCCCGTTTTGTTACAGCATTATAAACTGTCTCATTTTCCGACACAACTGTTGCCGAATGGAGAAAAATATCTGAAACTCTCGAAATAATAAATGAAGAAAATACATTCTTTCTCGATTTTAACAAATCAATTTTCTTTGAGAGCGAATCAAAATAGTATCTTTGAAAAAGTGCAGAACTCTCTAAAGTCTCTTTAAAAATCTTTTTTGGAATTTCGTAAGCGATTAACTCCTCTTCGACTCGAAATATATTTTCACATTTTTCGTAAAATAGAGAACGACCATCGAAACTTTCACCCTCATGATAAAGAGCTATTTTTTCATTATTTGGATCAATTTCCGACACTTCGCCTTTTAAAATTACATAGAGTATTTCAGGACTATTTTTTGGAGAAATAAGCTCTTCTCCAATTTTGTAATATCCAATATCAACATTTTCAACAACTGTTTGCAAAATATCTTTTTCAAGATAATTGAACGGATTTATTTGCGAAAAGAATTGTAAAACTTCTGAACTCATAAAATAACCTTTAAAGTAGGAGTTTTCCTCTTAAACCTTTGTATAAAATCAAATATATTACCAGGTTTAAAACAAAAATAAAAATAAGAATTGCATAGTCTTCTCTAAAATAGAAAGCGATAAAGTTTAAAATCGTGTGCCAAAAAATAAAAAACAGCGATGAGGTTGAATTTATTTTCCAATTTTTAGTGTTTTTTGGAAAAATATTCTCAAAAACATTATAGATTAAGTGATGAAGGTGTAATTTTTCAGATTCCGAAAATTCAACTCCATTTTTTATTCTCCTTTTAATTCTACGAAAAACAGTAACAAGAGTTTCAAAAACAGGAATTGAGAGAGCTGTTAGAGGATACCAAAGTGAAATATCGGTGTGATTTGAGAGATAAATTCCAATAAATGCAACAAAAAATCCAATCCAATGAGCTCCCATATCTCCTAAAAATATTTTTCCAAATGGAAAGTTGAAAACTATAAAACCAGAAATTGCACCAATCATAATTGTTGAGAGAAGAAACATTTCTGGAAGATTGTTTTCAAAAAATATGTAACTAAAAAATATGAGAGTTATTGAGACAATTCCCATAGCATAACCATTTAATCCATCAACAAAGTTTATTGCACTTGCAAAACCTATCATTCCAATAAATGCGACAAATATCGCTAAATATTTCTCAAATATATTTTCTAGATTTAAAATTAGAAAACCACCATTTATTGCATACTCTTTTGATATATATAAAATTGCAAATGAGCTTAAACTTATAAAAATTATTTTTTTCAAATATGAAATATCAATATGATATCTGTCTTCTAAAAGACCAAATGTAAAAATTGAAAAAGTTGAAATTAGTAAAATTGTGATTTCGCTAGATGTAAATATTATTGGAAAAATTATTGCTATAAAAATGGATACTCCACCCATTCTTGAAACTTCATGAGTGTGAATTGCATGGTCTTTGTCGCCAACACTTTTATCAAGCCCATAGTTATATTTAATTATTAAAAATGTAATAATTGTAGAAATTAGAAAAGCGATAAATATCTCCACATAAACCTCTTTTTATTTTAATTTAGTTTTGTAAAAGTTAATTATTTGAAATGTTACAACAAAAGAGTTTTTGGTAAATATTTTGAGTTATAATCTTTCTTTACTGTAAAAATAGGGAGTTATTTTGGAAAAAAAAGAAGAACCAAAACTAAAAAAGTTTATTGAAGGTGCGGATAATTTATCATTAGGAATTTCAATTGTTGTTGCAATTCTGCTAGGTGTAGGAGTTGGATTTTGGTTAAAGTCAATTTTTGAAAATGTGATATTTTTGTGGGTAGGAGTTTTTTGGGGAATTTCTGCTGCTGGATTAAATATTTATCGAGCATACAAAAAAGAGTTAATGGAGTTTGAAGAGATTGCAAAAAATCCACGATATAAAATAAAGGAA includes:
- a CDS encoding UDP-N-acetylmuramyl pentapeptide phosphotransferase/UDP-N-acetylglucosamine-1-phosphate transferase (PFAM: Glycosyl transferase family 4), which produces MEIFIAFLISTIITFLIIKYNYGLDKSVGDKDHAIHTHEVSRMGGVSIFIAIIFPIIFTSSEITILLISTFSIFTFGLLEDRYHIDISYLKKIIFISLSSFAILYISKEYAINGGFLILNLENIFEKYLAIFVAFIGMIGFASAINFVDGLNGYAMGIVSITLIFFSYIFFENNLPEMFLLSTIMIGAISGFIVFNFPFGKIFLGDMGAHWIGFFVAFIGIYLSNHTDISLWYPLTALSIPVFETLVTVFRRIKRRIKNGVEFSESEKLHLHHLIYNVFENIFPKNTKNWKINSTSSLFFIFWHTILNFIAFYFREDYAILIFIFVLNLVIYLILYKGLRGKLLL
- a CDS encoding hypothetical protein (PFAM: Putative F0F1-ATPase subunit (ATPase_gene1)) gives rise to the protein MEKKEEPKLKKFIEGADNLSLGISIVVAILLGVGVGFWLKSIFENVIFLWVGVFWGISAAGLNIYRAYKKELMEFEEIAKNPRYKIKEEKDDN